In one Zobellia galactanivorans genomic region, the following are encoded:
- a CDS encoding carboxypeptidase-like regulatory domain-containing protein, which yields MRFSFVAFFMVFCYGPAWAQTSFSVEGKIVSRRSELPITNAKIGLEGLLISTQADDQGRFGLKVPDAGEYILTITAADYSVKRLPISIENENIDLGALYLEEDIRAEQADNLISLSDSELLDDEVNSNSSALLRATRDVFLNRAAFDFGQAFFRVRGYDSQYGKVLLNGIEMNKFYDGRPQWNNWGGMNDVTRNQQFSNGLEVSDYTFGGIFGSTNIDTRPSGLRPGTRLSSSYSNRTYAGRLMATYTSRLHKNGLAYTVSGSRRWAKEGYIEGTLYDAFSLFGAVEYQFDQDHSIALTALWASNRRGRSSAITQEVFDLGGSTYNPYWGEQDGEIRNSRERMIAEPILMFNHYFSSDKFNLNTGVAYQFGTNFRSRLGYFNAPNPDPTYYRYLPSFYINSPIGANFISAHTIKEGFLKNAQIDWDLLYSANAQGQAAYVLYDDVSDDTQLSFNTTGNLSLADGLFADFGVSYKNLESHNYARIDDLLGADYHMDVDPFSNTLNDSNGTVEKREDDVFGYNYRMTADALESFVQFRYERKKWNAFAAAKYAATQYRRKGFFHNGRYPDSSLGESDEITFNTYGLKSGLAYKLTGRHWFAAHGAYLVKPPVLQNVFVNPRENNSVVPDIQAETNTSLDLNYFYRLPQMTGRLTGFYTRFQNTTDVNFFFVDTGVGSDFVQEVLTGLDKLHMGAELGLEYKVSSSVKLSAVAAVGKYVYASDPNVTINFDTAGREEDLINLEGAVDLGVAKIKDYKLAQGPQQAYAIGIEYRDPKYWWVGATANYLANNYTNISTVSRTRSFYLNPETNEPFVDATEENVHKILAQKPLDNFYLLNLVGGKSWLKNGKYISVFASINNVFDGVFRTGGYEQSRNGNYGQFKQDNLSGTPSFAPKYWYGYGRTYFLNLAYSF from the coding sequence ATGCGATTTTCCTTTGTCGCTTTTTTCATGGTTTTCTGCTATGGCCCCGCATGGGCTCAAACGAGCTTTTCCGTAGAGGGAAAAATTGTCTCCCGTCGGTCGGAATTGCCAATCACCAATGCTAAAATCGGTCTTGAGGGACTTCTGATATCTACCCAAGCGGATGACCAAGGAAGGTTCGGGCTTAAGGTTCCCGACGCAGGCGAATATATTCTAACGATTACGGCCGCCGACTATTCGGTAAAACGGCTTCCTATTTCCATAGAAAATGAAAATATTGATTTAGGAGCACTTTATTTAGAAGAGGATATTCGGGCGGAACAAGCCGATAACCTCATTTCCTTAAGCGATTCCGAGCTGTTGGATGATGAGGTCAACTCTAATTCTTCGGCCTTGCTAAGGGCTACTCGAGATGTATTTCTTAATAGGGCCGCCTTTGATTTTGGACAAGCTTTTTTTCGTGTACGGGGCTATGATTCGCAATACGGAAAAGTGCTTTTGAACGGAATCGAAATGAACAAATTTTACGATGGCAGGCCCCAATGGAATAATTGGGGAGGAATGAACGACGTTACGCGAAACCAACAGTTCTCAAATGGCCTGGAAGTATCCGATTATACTTTTGGAGGTATTTTTGGGAGCACCAATATAGATACACGTCCTTCCGGTTTGCGGCCGGGCACCAGGTTGTCCTCTTCATATTCCAATCGAACCTATGCCGGTCGCCTTATGGCTACTTATACATCGAGACTCCATAAAAATGGCTTGGCCTATACGGTATCGGGTTCGAGAAGATGGGCAAAGGAAGGGTATATAGAAGGGACCTTGTACGATGCTTTTTCGCTTTTTGGCGCTGTGGAATACCAATTCGACCAAGACCATAGCATTGCGCTAACTGCGCTATGGGCTTCAAATCGTAGGGGGCGTTCATCGGCCATTACCCAAGAGGTTTTTGATTTAGGGGGGAGTACATACAACCCTTATTGGGGAGAACAAGACGGTGAGATCCGAAATTCTCGGGAACGTATGATCGCAGAGCCTATACTTATGTTCAACCATTACTTCAGTTCCGATAAGTTTAATTTAAATACGGGCGTTGCCTATCAGTTTGGAACAAATTTTAGAAGTAGATTAGGTTACTTCAACGCCCCGAACCCCGACCCGACATATTATCGCTACCTCCCCAGTTTCTATATTAATAGTCCTATTGGGGCCAATTTCATCAGTGCCCATACGATAAAGGAAGGTTTTTTGAAAAATGCGCAAATCGATTGGGACCTGCTCTATAGTGCGAATGCACAGGGGCAGGCGGCCTATGTGTTGTATGACGATGTTTCCGACGACACTCAATTGAGTTTCAATACCACTGGAAACCTGTCTCTGGCCGATGGGCTTTTTGCTGATTTTGGTGTGAGCTATAAAAATCTGGAATCTCATAATTATGCAAGGATCGACGATTTGCTGGGCGCGGATTATCATATGGATGTCGACCCCTTTTCAAATACCTTGAACGATAGTAATGGTACGGTCGAGAAACGGGAAGATGATGTGTTCGGTTATAACTATCGAATGACGGCCGATGCCCTTGAATCGTTTGTTCAGTTTAGGTATGAGCGTAAAAAATGGAATGCCTTTGCCGCAGCAAAGTATGCCGCTACCCAATACCGTCGTAAGGGATTTTTTCACAATGGGCGCTATCCCGATAGTTCATTGGGGGAGAGTGATGAAATTACATTCAATACCTATGGCCTTAAATCGGGGTTGGCCTATAAATTGACCGGAAGGCACTGGTTTGCCGCACACGGGGCATACCTTGTGAAGCCTCCGGTATTGCAGAATGTTTTTGTCAACCCGCGTGAGAATAATAGTGTCGTACCCGACATTCAGGCTGAAACGAATACGAGTCTTGATCTTAATTATTTTTATCGCCTTCCCCAAATGACCGGTAGGCTTACGGGTTTTTATACCCGCTTTCAAAATACCACCGATGTGAATTTCTTTTTTGTCGATACCGGTGTGGGGTCGGACTTCGTTCAAGAGGTCCTCACGGGGCTTGACAAACTGCATATGGGCGCCGAACTAGGATTGGAGTATAAAGTGTCGTCTTCTGTGAAATTAAGCGCTGTAGCGGCCGTAGGTAAATATGTCTATGCGAGTGACCCGAATGTAACGATCAATTTTGATACCGCGGGCAGGGAAGAGGATCTGATCAACCTAGAAGGTGCCGTGGATTTAGGGGTGGCCAAAATCAAAGATTACAAATTGGCACAGGGGCCGCAACAGGCCTATGCAATAGGTATAGAGTATCGTGACCCGAAATATTGGTGGGTAGGGGCCACAGCAAATTATTTGGCGAACAACTACACCAATATTTCTACGGTTTCCAGAACCCGAAGCTTTTATTTGAACCCTGAAACAAATGAGCCTTTTGTAGATGCTACGGAAGAAAATGTTCATAAGATATTGGCGCAAAAACCCTTGGACAATTTTTATCTTCTGAATCTAGTCGGAGGCAAATCTTGGTTAAAAAACGGAAAATATATCAGTGTTTTTGCCAGCATCAACAATGTATTTGACGGTGTGTTCAGAACAGGTGGGTATGAACAAAGTCGCAATGGGAATTACGGACAGTTCAAACAGGATAATTTGAGTGGCACCCCATCTTTTGCCCCAAAATATTGGTACGGTTACGGTCGCACTTACTTTTTGAATTTAGCGTACAGCTTCTAA
- a CDS encoding response regulator: MSNYKKICIIDDDAIAVFGLKRGLQSMKSIPDPLIYENGLQAIEGFKKMIEEDAELPTFILLDINMPVMGGWDFISQMNEIWPKDKEKPTIYMMTSSISDQDVEKARTFNLEKNYLIKPVFAETLVRILLP; the protein is encoded by the coding sequence ATGAGCAATTATAAAAAAATATGTATCATAGACGATGACGCCATTGCGGTTTTCGGCCTCAAACGGGGGCTACAATCCATGAAGTCTATACCAGACCCCCTTATTTATGAAAACGGCCTTCAGGCTATTGAAGGTTTTAAAAAAATGATAGAAGAAGATGCCGAACTTCCCACCTTTATTCTATTGGATATAAACATGCCCGTTATGGGCGGTTGGGATTTTATCTCGCAGATGAACGAGATTTGGCCTAAAGACAAGGAAAAACCGACCATTTATATGATGACCTCATCGATCAGCGACCAAGATGTTGAAAAGGCCAGAACCTTCAATCTAGAGAAAAACTACCTTATTAAACCGGTCTTCGCAGAAACCCTAGTACGTATTCTGCTACCCTAA
- a CDS encoding NUDIX hydrolase: protein MKQLEQIKRIKALAETGLVYAEDEYNRERYTELKQLALELLASVADKPLSVLDDFYMPVTDYPTPKVDVRGLVLNEKNQILMAKESVDGKWTIPGGWAEVGYSPSACIMKEIEEETGLITNVVRLMAVYDKQSHPHPPQPFYVYKLCFLCRLSGGKLIPGFDMRGAAFFDIDDLPEISKDRILVSQLKQLHAMAIENKTEVYFD from the coding sequence ATGAAGCAATTAGAGCAAATTAAACGTATAAAGGCGCTGGCGGAAACGGGACTTGTATATGCCGAAGATGAATACAACCGCGAACGCTATACCGAACTCAAACAGCTTGCCCTTGAACTTTTGGCCTCGGTAGCTGATAAACCTTTGTCGGTTTTAGATGATTTTTATATGCCGGTTACGGATTATCCCACCCCTAAAGTCGATGTACGTGGATTGGTCCTTAACGAGAAAAATCAGATTTTGATGGCCAAGGAAAGTGTAGACGGCAAATGGACCATACCCGGTGGATGGGCGGAGGTGGGTTATTCGCCCTCGGCTTGCATTATGAAGGAGATAGAAGAAGAAACGGGGTTGATTACCAATGTGGTAAGGCTTATGGCCGTTTATGATAAGCAATCGCATCCGCATCCGCCACAGCCTTTTTACGTATATAAACTGTGTTTTTTATGCCGACTTAGCGGGGGCAAGCTTATCCCTGGTTTCGATATGCGTGGGGCCGCTTTTTTTGATATTGACGATTTGCCCGAAATATCAAAAGACCGTATTTTGGTTTCCCAACTTAAACAATTGCACGCCATGGCAATTGAAAATAAAACGGAAGTGTATTTTGATTGA
- a CDS encoding ankyrin repeat domain-containing protein, producing the protein MSDRFFNEIRLGNLEAVTHMLNDNPELVDAVDQRGSTPLILATYYDQMEIAELLLDKGAKIDAIDGSGNTALMGVCFKGFAGIAEMLIERGANVNERNSMGATSLIYAATFNRPEIAKLLLEHGADTTAKDARGNTAHDHAKMQGVPELIELLAAEL; encoded by the coding sequence ATGAGCGATAGGTTTTTTAATGAAATACGCCTGGGCAACCTAGAAGCGGTAACCCATATGTTAAATGATAATCCCGAATTGGTAGATGCCGTAGATCAAAGGGGCTCTACCCCCCTTATTTTGGCTACGTATTACGATCAAATGGAAATAGCCGAATTGTTGTTGGACAAAGGTGCTAAGATCGATGCCATAGATGGGTCCGGGAACACCGCGCTAATGGGGGTGTGCTTTAAGGGATTTGCGGGCATTGCAGAAATGTTGATCGAAAGAGGGGCGAATGTGAACGAACGGAATTCTATGGGGGCTACCAGCCTTATTTATGCCGCTACCTTCAATCGGCCGGAAATTGCCAAACTCTTGCTGGAACACGGGGCCGATACTACGGCTAAAGATGCTAGGGGCAACACGGCCCATGATCATGCAAAAATGCAAGGTGTGCCCGAATTGATAGAGTTGTTGGCCGCTGAGCTTTAA
- a CDS encoding endonuclease/exonuclease/phosphatase family protein: MKFRITLVFLLLVFLANSQQNKPYRIRTIAFYNLENLFDTENDSLTFDDDRTPEGKDQWTPERYRKKLDHLSQVLSEIGSNISKTSPDIIGVCEVENRKVIEDLLHHPNLITKNYGVVHYDSPDERGIDVALLYKKKVFLPTSSSSHRLVLTNEDGERNYTRDQLIVGGLLDDEQLFFIVNHWPSRSGGEARSRPNRMAAAKLNKHIMDSVQRLDANAKIISMGDFNDDPTNDSFKKVLKTVGKVSQLKGNDLYNPMEKLYKKGIGSLAYRDQWNLFDQIFFTQNLLQASEGGYKFWKAGIFNAPYLVTKKGRYKGYPKRTYSGGSYTGGYSDHFPVYIYLIKPILHP, encoded by the coding sequence ATGAAATTTAGAATTACCCTTGTTTTTCTTTTGCTCGTATTCTTGGCCAATTCACAGCAAAACAAACCCTACCGTATTCGCACCATTGCATTCTACAACCTCGAAAATCTATTCGACACCGAAAACGACAGTCTTACATTCGATGACGACCGCACACCCGAAGGAAAAGACCAATGGACCCCGGAACGTTATAGAAAGAAACTTGACCACCTTTCCCAGGTTCTATCGGAAATTGGATCTAACATCAGTAAGACTTCACCAGATATCATCGGTGTTTGTGAAGTTGAAAACCGCAAGGTTATAGAAGACCTGCTACATCACCCAAATTTGATTACAAAAAATTACGGCGTCGTACATTACGATTCGCCCGACGAACGAGGTATAGATGTTGCCCTACTCTACAAAAAAAAGGTATTCTTGCCCACCTCATCTTCAAGTCATCGTTTGGTATTGACTAACGAGGACGGCGAAAGAAACTATACTAGGGACCAACTCATAGTCGGCGGCCTATTGGATGACGAGCAACTATTTTTTATCGTAAACCATTGGCCCTCGCGTAGTGGGGGAGAAGCGAGAAGTAGACCCAACCGAATGGCCGCCGCCAAACTCAACAAACACATTATGGATTCGGTTCAGCGGCTAGATGCGAATGCCAAAATTATAAGCATGGGCGATTTTAACGATGATCCGACCAACGACAGCTTCAAAAAAGTGCTCAAAACCGTTGGCAAAGTCAGTCAACTGAAAGGTAACGACCTATACAACCCCATGGAGAAATTATACAAAAAAGGAATAGGTTCTTTGGCCTATAGGGACCAATGGAATTTGTTTGACCAGATATTCTTCACCCAAAACCTGTTGCAAGCTTCGGAAGGAGGTTATAAATTTTGGAAAGCAGGGATTTTCAACGCCCCTTACCTGGTCACAAAAAAGGGTCGATACAAAGGGTATCCGAAACGGACCTATTCGGGAGGCAGTTATACGGGCGGGTATTCGGACCATTTTCCGGTCTATATATATTTAATCAAACCGATATTACACCCCTAA
- a CDS encoding catalase has protein sequence MKKKLTTSAGAPVSNNQRSKTAGERGPVVVQDYKLLEKLAHQNRERIPERVVHAKGWGAMGTFTVTHDISKYTCAKIFSEIGKKTPVLSRFSTVAGEMGAADTERDVRGFSVKFYTEEGNWDMVGNNTPVFFLRDGYKFPDFIHTQKRHPKTNLRSPEAMWDYWSLSPESLHQVTILMSDRGIPITPMHMNGYGSHTYSFWNNDGERFWVKFHFKTQQGHKHYTNEESAEIIGQTREKYQEELFGAIEAGNYPKWTLKVQIMPEADAEKTPYNPFDLTKVWPHADYPLIEVGELELNKNPDNYWQFVENAAYSPSNVVPGIGFSPDKVLQARIFSYADAHRYRLGTHYEALPANAPINELNHYHKDGAMRFFTNDFGNPDAYYEPNSKGGPEEVPSAEEPPMKISGDVMRYEENDTLGDYKQPGDLFRMFDEGQRQRLFNNIATAMEGVSEEIVQRQLKHFYAADPAYGAGVEKALSDQKGGLDPNSNVRPEEVGA, from the coding sequence ATGAAGAAAAAACTAACTACATCAGCAGGAGCACCGGTATCTAATAATCAACGATCAAAAACCGCAGGAGAACGAGGTCCGGTAGTCGTTCAAGACTACAAGCTTTTAGAGAAACTTGCACATCAGAATAGGGAAAGAATACCCGAACGTGTAGTGCATGCCAAAGGTTGGGGCGCCATGGGTACCTTCACCGTAACACACGATATATCAAAATATACTTGTGCGAAAATATTTTCCGAGATAGGAAAGAAGACGCCCGTTCTCTCAAGGTTTTCTACCGTGGCCGGAGAAATGGGAGCAGCCGATACCGAACGTGATGTTAGGGGGTTCTCGGTCAAGTTTTATACCGAAGAAGGCAATTGGGACATGGTGGGTAACAATACCCCCGTTTTCTTCTTAAGGGACGGTTATAAATTCCCCGATTTTATCCATACCCAAAAAAGACATCCTAAAACCAATTTGCGTTCGCCGGAAGCCATGTGGGATTATTGGTCACTTTCACCTGAAAGCCTTCATCAAGTAACCATATTGATGTCGGACAGGGGTATCCCTATTACGCCAATGCATATGAATGGCTACGGCTCACACACGTATAGCTTTTGGAACAATGATGGCGAGCGGTTTTGGGTAAAGTTCCATTTCAAGACCCAACAAGGACATAAGCATTATACGAATGAAGAATCGGCGGAAATCATCGGTCAGACCCGGGAAAAGTATCAAGAAGAACTTTTTGGGGCCATTGAAGCGGGCAATTATCCGAAATGGACATTGAAAGTGCAGATTATGCCCGAAGCCGATGCCGAAAAAACACCTTATAACCCTTTCGACCTTACCAAGGTATGGCCACATGCCGATTACCCTTTAATCGAGGTAGGTGAGCTAGAGTTGAACAAGAATCCCGATAATTATTGGCAGTTTGTTGAGAATGCGGCGTATTCGCCCTCTAATGTTGTACCGGGTATAGGCTTTTCTCCCGACAAAGTATTACAGGCCCGTATTTTTAGCTATGCCGATGCACATAGGTATCGTTTGGGAACCCACTACGAGGCACTGCCTGCAAATGCACCTATCAACGAACTGAACCACTATCATAAAGACGGGGCAATGCGCTTTTTTACGAATGATTTTGGTAATCCGGATGCGTATTATGAGCCTAATTCAAAAGGAGGGCCGGAAGAGGTGCCAAGTGCAGAGGAGCCGCCAATGAAAATAAGTGGTGATGTGATGCGATATGAAGAAAACGATACTCTGGGCGACTATAAGCAGCCGGGAGATTTGTTCCGTATGTTCGATGAAGGCCAAAGACAACGTTTGTTCAATAATATTGCTACGGCCATGGAAGGCGTTTCCGAAGAAATAGTGCAACGTCAATTGAAACATTTTTACGCAGCCGACCCAGCCTATGGGGCAGGGGTTGAAAAGGCGCTAAGTGACCAAAAAGGAGGACTCGACCCTAATTCAAATGTAAGGCCCGAAGAGGTCGGGGCATAG
- a CDS encoding response regulator gives MNITKIRSVCIIDDDPIFIYGTKRIMKEVDFSDEIIVYNNGQDAIEGLQQITDNGKELPSIIFLDLNMPIMNGWEFLDHFTEKPNNNQEDILIYIISSSVDPRDIARIQDYDIVNNYILKPITIEDLHKILKNTGGFN, from the coding sequence ATGAACATTACAAAAATTAGAAGTGTCTGTATTATTGACGACGACCCTATTTTCATCTATGGCACCAAGCGCATTATGAAAGAGGTTGATTTCAGCGACGAAATTATTGTTTACAACAATGGGCAAGACGCCATAGAAGGATTACAGCAAATAACGGATAATGGAAAGGAACTCCCTTCGATCATCTTTCTCGACCTAAATATGCCCATAATGAACGGTTGGGAATTTTTAGACCACTTCACCGAAAAGCCCAACAACAACCAAGAAGATATCCTAATCTATATAATCAGTTCATCTGTAGACCCTCGTGATATTGCAAGAATTCAGGACTATGACATTGTCAACAATTATATACTAAAGCCCATCACTATTGAGGATCTCCACAAAATTCTCAAGAATACCGGTGGATTCAATTGA
- a CDS encoding DUF5689 domain-containing protein, which yields MRNTFCWKRVFMGFSALMVVWLAACVKNRSYDVPPVACLSNVKANATYSEVKNLYKGETIQIQEDLIIEGFVVSSDAAGNFFSVLYFQDSPSNPTQGFQIEIDLRDSHLFYPVDSKIGIKLKGLYLGKSKDVFKLGGSFMSFGNISVGRLPAAVVNEHIFRFCNGDAVIEPTQIVISDIEKEQTNTLVTLNDVEFVENVLEQNFAEVGEETERLLTDCADKEIVVLNSGFSDFQSETLPDGRGRLTGVLLRENDSYMMRIRNLDDIDFDQERCAELIDEFTSEQILISELADPDNNASARFVELYNASDGALSLKGWTLERYTNANTEVGSKIDLSPLTIDAGGYVVISPNAAEFKSVYGFSPDLAVGTNSPADSNGDDNLRLVDPFDTVIDVFGVVGEDGSGTDHEFEDGRAVRKPEILKGSTTYDFKEWHIFNDSGDAGTTRLPQKAPDDFTPKNQG from the coding sequence ATGAGAAACACATTTTGTTGGAAGAGGGTGTTTATGGGATTTTCGGCGCTTATGGTCGTATGGCTTGCCGCTTGTGTAAAAAACCGCAGTTATGATGTGCCTCCTGTCGCTTGCCTTTCCAATGTAAAGGCCAATGCCACTTATTCCGAAGTGAAAAATTTGTATAAGGGTGAGACGATCCAGATTCAAGAGGATCTGATCATAGAAGGCTTTGTCGTTTCTTCCGATGCGGCGGGTAATTTTTTTAGTGTATTGTATTTTCAAGACAGTCCCTCAAATCCGACACAGGGCTTTCAAATTGAGATCGACCTCCGTGATTCGCATTTGTTTTATCCGGTAGACAGTAAGATCGGAATCAAATTAAAAGGCTTGTACTTAGGTAAGAGTAAAGATGTGTTCAAATTGGGAGGAAGCTTTATGTCTTTCGGGAATATTTCCGTGGGGAGACTGCCTGCAGCTGTCGTAAATGAACATATTTTTAGGTTTTGTAATGGGGATGCCGTCATCGAACCTACCCAGATTGTTATTTCGGATATAGAAAAAGAACAGACCAATACCTTAGTGACCTTGAACGATGTGGAGTTTGTGGAAAATGTATTGGAGCAGAATTTTGCCGAAGTCGGAGAGGAGACCGAACGTCTTTTAACCGATTGTGCCGATAAGGAGATTGTGGTCTTGAATAGCGGTTTTTCCGATTTTCAGTCAGAGACACTTCCTGATGGTAGGGGTAGATTAACGGGAGTTTTGTTACGTGAGAACGATAGTTATATGATGCGTATCCGGAACTTGGACGATATCGACTTTGATCAGGAACGATGTGCTGAGTTGATAGATGAGTTTACTTCTGAACAAATTCTTATTTCCGAATTGGCCGATCCCGACAATAATGCTTCCGCCCGGTTTGTGGAGCTCTACAACGCTTCCGATGGGGCACTGAGCCTAAAGGGATGGACGTTGGAACGATATACCAATGCAAATACCGAAGTGGGGTCGAAAATCGACTTGTCTCCCTTGACCATAGATGCTGGTGGTTATGTGGTGATTTCCCCTAATGCAGCGGAGTTTAAGTCCGTTTATGGTTTTTCGCCCGATTTGGCCGTAGGTACGAATAGTCCGGCAGATTCAAACGGTGACGACAACCTGCGATTAGTAGATCCCTTTGATACCGTTATTGATGTTTTTGGGGTTGTAGGGGAAGATGGTTCTGGGACCGATCATGAGTTTGAAGATGGCAGGGCCGTACGGAAACCGGAAATCTTAAAGGGTAGTACCACCTACGATTTTAAGGAATGGCACATATTTAACGACTCTGGAGATGCGGGAACAACCCGTCTGCCCCAAAAGGCCCCCGATGATTTTACCCCAAAGAATCAAGGTTGA
- a CDS encoding PAS domain S-box protein, translated as MQTLSITSLIKDSPSAVAILNTELCFVAYSQVWLNDFCKDQSSIAGKNYLDVLPRTPEALNSILEECLSKGAKNVCEGQKFIYPDGTLQWLKWKINAWTDDSGEIGGLIILLEDVTEAKRREEILAKAERVGRIGGWEIDLSTNQLFWTDITREIHEVPNDFQPDIETGINFYKEGIHREEITRLISNAFADGTPWDTELILVTAKGNEIWVRAKGEVEMANGKCVRIFGTFQDINHKKKIELGFKKVRERLALATQGAGVGIWEYDLVSKTMVWDNIMFRLFGLEYNPNDLSYETWQNSIHPDDRRDGDIEIAKAISGTKNLDAQYRAVWPNGDIRHMRAIGVTQKDSNGKVVKIVGANYDITELKNTQMRLKESEDSFYGAFEHSNTGMAIVALDGSFEKVNQSLCDCLGYTMDELTQMSFLEITHPDDFKNDVHLLKQIVSGLKPSYKLEKRYIHKNGHIVYGILTATAVTDMNGKVLHYVSQVTDITPQIRTEKKLTRLVSITSEQNERLLNFAHIVSHNLRSHSSNLSMLTNFLTKEKNDEERKNLLTMLRGASDSLNETIMHLNEVVQVKIGAHEKKKPVNLYDTLKNVENNLSQLIQEKNATFELKIPRDLTIKAIPAYLDSIVLNLISNGLKYSSPKRKPLIQISAELAHDAIIISFKDNGMGIDLTRHQKKIFGMYKTFHRNKDAKGIGLFITKNQIEAMNGKIEVESTVGVGSTFKLYFENHEHYKN; from the coding sequence TTGCAAACACTATCAATCACATCCCTAATAAAAGACTCCCCTAGCGCAGTTGCCATTTTAAATACCGAGCTATGCTTTGTTGCCTATTCCCAGGTCTGGCTCAACGATTTTTGTAAAGATCAAAGCTCGATTGCCGGAAAAAATTACCTTGATGTCTTGCCCCGTACACCAGAGGCCCTCAACTCGATATTGGAAGAGTGCTTATCAAAGGGAGCAAAAAACGTATGTGAAGGCCAAAAATTCATCTATCCAGATGGTACGCTTCAGTGGTTAAAATGGAAAATCAATGCTTGGACGGATGACTCCGGAGAGATCGGAGGCCTTATTATACTCTTGGAAGACGTAACCGAAGCAAAGCGACGGGAAGAAATATTAGCAAAGGCTGAACGCGTTGGCCGGATCGGCGGCTGGGAAATTGACTTGTCTACGAACCAACTTTTTTGGACGGATATCACTAGAGAAATTCACGAAGTGCCTAACGATTTTCAACCCGATATTGAAACGGGAATCAATTTTTACAAGGAAGGCATACATCGGGAAGAGATTACCCGCCTTATATCAAACGCTTTTGCCGATGGCACACCTTGGGACACGGAACTCATTCTTGTTACCGCTAAGGGAAACGAAATATGGGTAAGGGCCAAGGGCGAGGTAGAAATGGCCAACGGAAAGTGTGTCAGGATATTCGGCACCTTTCAAGATATCAATCACAAAAAGAAGATTGAGCTTGGTTTTAAAAAAGTAAGGGAACGCCTTGCTTTGGCCACCCAAGGAGCAGGTGTTGGCATTTGGGAATACGACCTAGTTTCAAAGACCATGGTATGGGACAACATCATGTTCAGGCTTTTTGGACTAGAGTACAACCCAAACGACCTGAGCTATGAGACTTGGCAAAATAGTATTCACCCAGACGATAGAAGGGATGGAGACATTGAAATTGCCAAGGCCATATCAGGAACAAAAAATTTAGACGCCCAATATAGGGCGGTTTGGCCCAACGGCGATATACGCCATATGCGCGCCATCGGCGTAACGCAAAAAGATTCGAACGGGAAGGTCGTAAAAATAGTCGGGGCCAACTATGACATTACCGAATTGAAGAATACCCAAATGAGGCTCAAAGAGAGTGAAGATTCTTTTTACGGCGCATTTGAGCATTCGAACACAGGTATGGCCATTGTGGCATTAGACGGTTCCTTTGAAAAGGTCAACCAGAGCCTATGTGACTGCCTTGGCTACACTATGGACGAATTGACCCAAATGAGTTTTCTAGAAATCACCCACCCCGATGATTTCAAAAACGATGTCCATTTGTTAAAACAAATTGTCAGCGGCCTGAAACCAAGCTATAAACTTGAAAAGAGGTATATTCATAAAAACGGCCATATCGTTTACGGCATCTTAACGGCAACAGCGGTTACCGATATGAACGGAAAAGTGCTTCATTATGTCTCCCAGGTTACCGATATTACCCCGCAAATAAGAACGGAAAAGAAACTCACCCGTTTGGTGAGCATCACTTCTGAACAGAATGAGAGACTCTTAAATTTTGCGCATATCGTTTCCCATAACTTACGGTCGCACTCAAGCAATTTATCTATGTTGACCAATTTCTTGACAAAAGAAAAGAACGATGAGGAACGGAAGAATCTGTTGACCATGCTAAGAGGCGCGTCAGACAGCCTTAATGAGACCATAATGCACTTGAACGAGGTGGTACAAGTGAAAATCGGGGCACATGAAAAAAAGAAGCCCGTTAATTTATACGACACGCTTAAAAATGTGGAAAACAACCTCAGTCAATTGATTCAGGAAAAGAACGCTACCTTTGAACTTAAGATACCTAGGGATTTGACCATCAAAGCTATACCGGCGTATCTTGACAGCATTGTTCTTAACCTAATTTCCAATGGGCTCAAATACAGTTCGCCCAAAAGAAAGCCGCTTATACAAATAAGTGCCGAGTTAGCTCACGATGCTATAATAATATCATTCAAAGACAACGGGATGGGCATCGACTTGACCCGACACCAAAAAAAAATCTTTGGCATGTACAAAACTTTTCATCGCAATAAAGACGCCAAGGGCATTGGTTTGTTCATTACCAAAAACCAAATAGAAGCCATGAACGGAAAGATTGAGGTCGAAAGCACAGTAGGTGTAGGCAGTACATTTAAACTTTATTTTGAGAACCATGAACATTACAAAAATTAG